The following are from one region of the Capsicum annuum cultivar UCD-10X-F1 chromosome 1, UCD10Xv1.1, whole genome shotgun sequence genome:
- the LOC107868389 gene encoding uncharacterized protein LOC107868389 translates to MVTFSNDGLSNPCVKKRPSVNGYQMLDSGIMPEHKVRKVWAWAEFPPGCGRNVPKVDLNRSENDVVSFSENMADSLVAHGDTGPNIGVEFCSVEVGDRLVDMEENEKLDKLAGNMLARTTSVIENGLEEPTSHVRLLGFELSKDPGNSDMSLLKKEKVIQYDELGKEVDVERRSCLIENVESVYYEHVLQPGSATDCAIPVCDVKTLSLPQSPIKKRSVNISTLPKKKYIRRRVFAVRSFPPFCGRNAAKPTELDRLGGSEASKRGAVLDRGVVEKGVIKTSKNAMDTGTLPVRLTVSWEAAALSEIEVTGSQCSLMERGTVRFEEHEGVQVNYVGRSQLERTVILPETATKKENGNTGNIVRKEIVVNSQNEREKATAARQVFCSGDKIIRPVVHGLTGEPYSPWRQKKQTPKPIVHGLMAETSTDWRQRKETNLDGLMNRNQVQKPNMFRHKSFAVARKSFPKTKFPQRLFGRSKSGFVGEAEPGYSSAPVANNYGTRNLNGEALPEDSPIGQGKYAVDVTRPPFGPKSFSRSDARTKVRETLRLFHSNCRKILQGEESKSREKDKIRRIDLQAAKYVKEKGMEVNTGSQIIGKVPGVEVGDVFQYRVELALVGLHRLYQAGIDFMDSRGLLVAISIVASGAYDDDLGDAHELIYSGQGGNVVGKIKIPEDQKLVKGNLALKNSIARRNPVRVIRGSKETKTSELSGKANVVVTTYVYDGLYTVENYWTERGPHGKMVFMFKLVRIAEQPELTWRQVRSSKCSKVRHGVCVHDITEGKESLPISVVNTIDGVKPPPFKYIKKMMYPSGFHPAPPKGCDCIGRCSDSKRCSCAVKNEGEIPYNHNGAIVEMKPLVYECSPLCKCPPSCYNRVSQQGIKIPLEIFKTDTRGWGVRALTYISSGTFICEYAGQLLEDTEAELRIGKDEYLFDIGQNYNGCTVDSPGQANPNELAEEGGYTIDAARYGNVGRFINHSCSPNLYAQNVVYDHKDKRMPHIMLFAADNIPPLTELSYHYNYSIDQVYDSDGKVKVKRCLCGAPDCSGRMY, encoded by the coding sequence ATGGTGACATTCTCAAATGATGGTTTATCCAATCCATGTGTGAAGAAGCGGCCATCAGTAAATGGTTATCAGATGCTAGATTCTGGGATTATGCCAGAACATAAAGTTCGGAAAGTCTGGGCATGGGCGGAATTTCCCCCAGGTTGTGGTAGAAATGTTCCAAAAGTTGACTTGAACCGCAGCGAAAATGATGTGGTCTCTTTCAGTGAAAATATGGCAGACTCTCTGGTGGCCCATGGTGACACTGGCCCTAATATTGGGGTTGAATTCTGTTCTGTTGAAGTTGGGGACCGTCTAGTTGACATggaagagaatgaaaaattggatAAGTTGGCAGGGAATATGTTAGCCAGAACCACGAGTGTGATAGAAAACGGGTTGGAAGAACCAACAAGTCATGTCAGATTGCTTGGATTTGAGTTGTCTAAAGATCCTGGAAATAGTGATATGTCATTGCTCAAGAAAGAAAAAGTCATTCAGTATGATGAATTAGGGAAGGAAGTTGATGTGGAGAGACGTTCATGTTTGATTGAAAATGTAGAGAGTGTGTACTATGAGCATGTGCTGCAACCTGGCAGTGCGACTGATTGCGCGATTCCTGTTTGTGATGTGAAAACATTGTCGCTGCCTCAGTCTCCAATCAAGAAAAGAAGTGTCAATATTTCCACCTTGCCAAAGAAAAAGTACATCCGAAGAAGAGTATTTGCTGTACGAAGCTTCCCTCCATTTTGTGGAAGAAATGCTGCTAAGCCAACTGAACTGGATCGCTTAGGTGGTAGTGAAGCAAGCAAGAGAGGGGCCGTGTTAGATAGGGGAGTTGTAGAAAAAGGTGTGATCAAGACGTCGAAAAATGCTATGGATACTGGGACATTGCCCGTAAGGTTGACTGTAAGTTGGGAAGCTGCTGCGTTGAGTGAGATAGAGGTTACTGGTTCCCAATGTAGCTTAATGGAACGAGGAACAGTTCGCTTTGAAGAACACGAAGGTGTGCAAGTTAACTATGTTGGAAGGAGCCAACTTGAAAGAACTGTTATATTGCCAGAGACGGCGACAAAAAAGGAGAATGGCAATACAGGAAACATTGTGCGGaaggagattgttgtaaattCACAGAATGAACGTGAAAAGGCTACTGCTGCAAGACAGGTTTTTTGTTCTGGAGATAAGATTATTAGGCCAGTGGTGCATGGGTTGACAGGTGAGCCTTATTCTCCATGGAGGCAGAAGAAACAAACTCCTAAGCCAATTGTGCATGGTCTGATGGCTGAGACATCCACCGACTGGAGGCAGAGGAAAGAAACTAATTTAGATGGCCTGATGAATAGAAACCAAGTTCAAAAGCCTAACATGTTTCGGCATAAATCCTTTGCTGTTGCCAGAAAAAGTTTTCCTAAAACAAAATTTCCACAGAGACTGTTTGGCAGGAGTAAATCGGGTTTTGTTGGTGAAGCTGAGCCAGGATATTCAAGTGCGCCTGTTGCCAACAATTATGGAACTCGTAATTTGAATGGTGAAGCACTACCTGAGGATTCTCCTATTGGACAGGGGAAGTATGCAGTTGATGTGACTCGGCCACCTTTTGGTCCAAAGAGCTTCAGTCGCAGTGATGCTCGTACTAAAGTTAGAGAGACTCTTCGTCTGTTTCATTCCAACTGTAGAAAAATCTTGCAAGGAGAAGAATCAAAGTCCCGGGAAAAAGATAAAATCAGAAGGATTGATCTTCAAGCAGCAAAATATGTCAAAGAAAAAGGGATGGAAGTTAATACAGGATCGCAGATAATAGGAAAAGTTCCAGGAGTTGAAGTAGGAGACGTGTTCCAGTACAGGGTTGAACTTGCTCTTGTGGGACTTCATCGCTTATATCAGGCtggtattgatttcatggacAGTCGAGGACTGCTGGTTGCAATTAGTATTGTTGCCTCAGGGGCCtatgatgatgatttgggagaTGCTCATGAGCTGATTTATTCTGGTCAAGGTGGAAATGTGGTTGGCAAGATCAAAATTCCTGAAGACCAGAAACTTGTGAAAGGTAATTTAGCCTTGAAAAATAGCATAGCTAGAAGGAATCCTGTTCGGGTGATTCGTGGGTCTAAGGAGACCAAGACTTCTGAATTGAGTGGAAAAGCTAATGTGGTGGTGACAACTTATGTGTATGATGGTTTATACACTGTTGAAAATTACTGGACAGAACGAGGGCCGCATGGTAAGATGGTCTTTATGTTCAAGTTGGTGAGAATTGCTGAACAACCAGAGCTTACTTGGAGACAAGTACGGTCATCAAAATGTTCTAAAGTGCGGCATGGTGTTTGTGTTCATGATATTACAGAAGGGAAGGAGTCACTACCTATATCAGTTGTGAACACAATTGATGGTGTGAAACCCCCACCATTCAAGTACATCAAGAAGATGATGTATCCATCTGGTTTCCACCCTGCACCACCTAAAGGCTGTGATTGTATTGGTAGATGTTCTGATTCCAAGAGGTGCTCTTGTGCAGTTAAAAATGAAGGCGAGATTCCTTACAACCATAATGGGGCTATTGTTGAAATGAAGCCTCTTGTATATGAGTGTAGTCCTTTATGTAAGTGCCCTCCTTCATGCTATAATAGAGTGAGCCAACAGGGTATTAAAATTCCACTGGAGATCTTCAAGACAGATACAAGGGGCTGGGGTGTGAGAGCTCTAACTTATATCTCTTCAGGAACCTTTATCTGTGAGTATGCAGGACAACTTCTGGAGGACACAGAAGCGGAACTAAGAATCGGCAAGGATGAATATCTTTTTGATATTGGTCAGAACTATAATGGTTGTACTGTCGACTCTCCTGGACAAGCAAACCCAAATGAGTTAGCAGAAGAGGGTGGTTATACCATTGACGCAGCTCGCTATGGAAATGTAGGAAGATTCATCAACCACAGTTGTTCGCCCAATTTGTATGCCCAGAATGTTGTCTATGATCACAAGGATAAGAGAATGCCCCATATCATGCTTTTCGCGGCAGATAATATTCCTCCCTTGACGGAGCTTTCTTACCATTACAACTATTCCATTGATCAGGTATATGACTCTGATGGCAAGGTCAAGGTGAAGAGGTGCCTTTGTGGAGCTCCAGATTGTTCTGGTAGGATGTACTAG